In the genome of Magnolia sinica isolate HGM2019 chromosome 2, MsV1, whole genome shotgun sequence, one region contains:
- the LOC131236413 gene encoding bZIP transcription factor 46 isoform X1: MNFKNMTGGNDGGGRPPSVNLPSLARQPSVYSLTFDEIQNTLGGAGKDFGSMNMDDFLKSIWTAEETQAMAAAFGTVDGEAASVVGGMPLQRQGSLTLPRTLSQKTVDEVWRDVFREGGGKDGNANLGANLQQRQQTRGEITLEEFLVRAGVVREDIQQTPAVRLNDSGFYGELPRSNNNAGLGLVFQQPGRSNGIVGNRGPENYHQIPPNQSPNLAMNANGIRTSQHQLFQKQSNPGYASSIQVGNNVESGNQGMRSGIMGLSGPTVNNGFVQSGGGGGAQGGGGMGMVGLGAGGVTVVMESPGNQLSSDGLGKGNGDTSSLSPVPYAFNGGIRARKCSGAVEKVVERRQRRMIKNRESAARSRARKQAYTMELEAEVAKLKEENNELQKKQLLQAQIMEMQKNQPSRRVQFQHGPLQSDDTWGLLLDPGCFSSTHQVLEMINQQCGPKKRCLRRTLTGPW, translated from the exons ATGAACTTCAAGAACATGACCGGCGGCAACGACGGCGGCGGGAGGCCGCCGTCCGTCAATCTACCGTCGCTTGCCCGGCAGCCATCCGTCTACTCGCTGACGTTCGACGAGATCCAGAACACTCTCGGCGGGGCCGGCAAGGACTTCGGATCAATGAACATGGACGATTTCCTCAAGAGCATCTGGACCGCCGAAGAGACGCAGGCGATGGCGGCCGCGTTTGGCACGGTAGATGGTGAGGCTGCCTCTGTTGTCGGTGGCATGCCCCTGCAGAGGCAGGGTTCGTTGACGTTGCCGCGGACGCTGAGTCAGAAGACGGTGGACGAGGTCTGGAGAGACGTTTTCAGAGAAGGCGGCGGCAAGGATGGGAATGCGAATTTGGGGGCGAATCTACAGCAGCGGCAGCAGACGCGTGGGGAGATAACTTTGGAGGAGTTCTTGGTGAGAGCTGGGGTGGTTAGAGAAGATATTCAACAGACGCCGGCAGTTAGGCTGAATGATAGCGGGTTTTATGGAGAATTGCCGCGTTCAAATAACAACGCTGGTTTGGGTCTTGTGTTCCAGCAGCCAGGCCGGTCGAACGGGATTGTGGGAAATCGGGGTCCGGAGAATTATCATCAGATTCCTCCTAATCAATCACCTAATCTGGCGATGAATGCAAATGGGATCAGAACTTCTCAGCATCAGCTCTTTCAAAAGCAGTCTAACCCGGGTTATGCATCTTCTATACAAGTAGGGAACAACGTTGAGTCAGGTAATCAGGGTATGCGGAGTGGAATCATGGGACTCAGTGGTCCAACGGTGAACAATGGCTTTGTGCagagtggtggtggtggtggggcgCAAGGAGGAGGGGGGATGGGTATGGTAGGCTTAGGAGCGGGCGGGGTCACAGTTGTGATGGAGTCTCCCGGGAACCAGCTTTCATCAGATGGGCTTGGGAAGGGCAATGGGGACACGTCATCGTTGTCGCCTGTTCCGTATGCATTTAATGGAGGCATTAGGGCAAGGAAATGCAGTGGGGCGGTGGAGAAGGTCGTCGAGAGGAGGCAGAGGCGGATGATTAAAAATAGAGAATCAGCTGCAAGGTCACGGGCTCGTAAGCAG GCTTATACCATGGAACTGGAGGCTGAAGTTGCAAAACTTAAAGAGGAGAACAATGAATTACAGAAGAAACAG TTGCTGCAGGCACAAATTATGGAAATGCAGAAAAATCAG CCATCAAGACGAGTCCAATTTCAACACGGGCCACTCCAATCAGATGACACATGGGGCCTGCTCTTGGACCCGGGATGCTTCTCTTCTACTCATCAG GTTCTTGAGATGATCAATCAGCAATGCGGGCCCAAGAAGCGATGCTTGAGAAGGACCCTGACGGGGCCTTGGTAG
- the LOC131236413 gene encoding bZIP transcription factor 46 isoform X5 — MNFKNMTGGNDGGGRPPSVNLPSLARQPSVYSLTFDEIQNTLGGAGKDFGSMNMDDFLKSIWTAEETQAMAAAFGTVDGEAASVVGGMPLQRQGSLTLPRTLSQKTVDEVWRDVFREGGGKDGNANLGANLQQRQQTRGEITLEEFLVRAGVVREDIQQTPAVRLNDSGFYGELPRSNNNAGLGLVFQQPGRSNGIVGNRGPENYHQIPPNQSPNLAMNANGIRTSQHQLFQKQSNPGYASSIQVGNNVESGNQGMRSGIMGLSGPTVNNGFVQSGGGGGAQGGGGMGMVGLGAGGVTVVMESPGNQLSSDGLGKGNGDTSSLSPVPYAFNGGIRARKCSGAVEKVVERRQRRMIKNRESAARSRARKQAYTMELEAEVAKLKEENNELQKKQVLEMINQQCGPKKRCLRRTLTGPW, encoded by the exons ATGAACTTCAAGAACATGACCGGCGGCAACGACGGCGGCGGGAGGCCGCCGTCCGTCAATCTACCGTCGCTTGCCCGGCAGCCATCCGTCTACTCGCTGACGTTCGACGAGATCCAGAACACTCTCGGCGGGGCCGGCAAGGACTTCGGATCAATGAACATGGACGATTTCCTCAAGAGCATCTGGACCGCCGAAGAGACGCAGGCGATGGCGGCCGCGTTTGGCACGGTAGATGGTGAGGCTGCCTCTGTTGTCGGTGGCATGCCCCTGCAGAGGCAGGGTTCGTTGACGTTGCCGCGGACGCTGAGTCAGAAGACGGTGGACGAGGTCTGGAGAGACGTTTTCAGAGAAGGCGGCGGCAAGGATGGGAATGCGAATTTGGGGGCGAATCTACAGCAGCGGCAGCAGACGCGTGGGGAGATAACTTTGGAGGAGTTCTTGGTGAGAGCTGGGGTGGTTAGAGAAGATATTCAACAGACGCCGGCAGTTAGGCTGAATGATAGCGGGTTTTATGGAGAATTGCCGCGTTCAAATAACAACGCTGGTTTGGGTCTTGTGTTCCAGCAGCCAGGCCGGTCGAACGGGATTGTGGGAAATCGGGGTCCGGAGAATTATCATCAGATTCCTCCTAATCAATCACCTAATCTGGCGATGAATGCAAATGGGATCAGAACTTCTCAGCATCAGCTCTTTCAAAAGCAGTCTAACCCGGGTTATGCATCTTCTATACAAGTAGGGAACAACGTTGAGTCAGGTAATCAGGGTATGCGGAGTGGAATCATGGGACTCAGTGGTCCAACGGTGAACAATGGCTTTGTGCagagtggtggtggtggtggggcgCAAGGAGGAGGGGGGATGGGTATGGTAGGCTTAGGAGCGGGCGGGGTCACAGTTGTGATGGAGTCTCCCGGGAACCAGCTTTCATCAGATGGGCTTGGGAAGGGCAATGGGGACACGTCATCGTTGTCGCCTGTTCCGTATGCATTTAATGGAGGCATTAGGGCAAGGAAATGCAGTGGGGCGGTGGAGAAGGTCGTCGAGAGGAGGCAGAGGCGGATGATTAAAAATAGAGAATCAGCTGCAAGGTCACGGGCTCGTAAGCAG GCTTATACCATGGAACTGGAGGCTGAAGTTGCAAAACTTAAAGAGGAGAACAATGAATTACAGAAGAAACAG GTTCTTGAGATGATCAATCAGCAATGCGGGCCCAAGAAGCGATGCTTGAGAAGGACCCTGACGGGGCCTTGGTAG
- the LOC131236413 gene encoding bZIP transcription factor 46 isoform X3: MNFKNMTGGNDGGGRPPSVNLPSLARQPSVYSLTFDEIQNTLGGAGKDFGSMNMDDFLKSIWTAEETQAMAAAFGTVDGEAASVVGGMPLQRQGSLTLPRTLSQKTVDEVWRDVFREGGGKDGNANLGANLQQRQQTRGEITLEEFLVRAGVVREDIQQTPAVRLNDSGFYGELPRSNNNAGLGLVFQQPGRSNGIVGNRGPENYHQIPPNQSPNLAMNANGIRTSQHQLFQKQSNPGYASSIQVGNNVESGNQGMRSGIMGLSGPTVNNGFVQSGGGGGAQGGGGMGMVGLGAGGVTVVMESPGNQLSSDGLGKGNGDTSSLSPVPYAFNGGIRARKCSGAVEKVVERRQRRMIKNRESAARSRARKQAYTMELEAEVAKLKEENNELQKKQLLQAQIMEMQKNQVLEMINQQCGPKKRCLRRTLTGPW; this comes from the exons ATGAACTTCAAGAACATGACCGGCGGCAACGACGGCGGCGGGAGGCCGCCGTCCGTCAATCTACCGTCGCTTGCCCGGCAGCCATCCGTCTACTCGCTGACGTTCGACGAGATCCAGAACACTCTCGGCGGGGCCGGCAAGGACTTCGGATCAATGAACATGGACGATTTCCTCAAGAGCATCTGGACCGCCGAAGAGACGCAGGCGATGGCGGCCGCGTTTGGCACGGTAGATGGTGAGGCTGCCTCTGTTGTCGGTGGCATGCCCCTGCAGAGGCAGGGTTCGTTGACGTTGCCGCGGACGCTGAGTCAGAAGACGGTGGACGAGGTCTGGAGAGACGTTTTCAGAGAAGGCGGCGGCAAGGATGGGAATGCGAATTTGGGGGCGAATCTACAGCAGCGGCAGCAGACGCGTGGGGAGATAACTTTGGAGGAGTTCTTGGTGAGAGCTGGGGTGGTTAGAGAAGATATTCAACAGACGCCGGCAGTTAGGCTGAATGATAGCGGGTTTTATGGAGAATTGCCGCGTTCAAATAACAACGCTGGTTTGGGTCTTGTGTTCCAGCAGCCAGGCCGGTCGAACGGGATTGTGGGAAATCGGGGTCCGGAGAATTATCATCAGATTCCTCCTAATCAATCACCTAATCTGGCGATGAATGCAAATGGGATCAGAACTTCTCAGCATCAGCTCTTTCAAAAGCAGTCTAACCCGGGTTATGCATCTTCTATACAAGTAGGGAACAACGTTGAGTCAGGTAATCAGGGTATGCGGAGTGGAATCATGGGACTCAGTGGTCCAACGGTGAACAATGGCTTTGTGCagagtggtggtggtggtggggcgCAAGGAGGAGGGGGGATGGGTATGGTAGGCTTAGGAGCGGGCGGGGTCACAGTTGTGATGGAGTCTCCCGGGAACCAGCTTTCATCAGATGGGCTTGGGAAGGGCAATGGGGACACGTCATCGTTGTCGCCTGTTCCGTATGCATTTAATGGAGGCATTAGGGCAAGGAAATGCAGTGGGGCGGTGGAGAAGGTCGTCGAGAGGAGGCAGAGGCGGATGATTAAAAATAGAGAATCAGCTGCAAGGTCACGGGCTCGTAAGCAG GCTTATACCATGGAACTGGAGGCTGAAGTTGCAAAACTTAAAGAGGAGAACAATGAATTACAGAAGAAACAG TTGCTGCAGGCACAAATTATGGAAATGCAGAAAAATCAG GTTCTTGAGATGATCAATCAGCAATGCGGGCCCAAGAAGCGATGCTTGAGAAGGACCCTGACGGGGCCTTGGTAG
- the LOC131236413 gene encoding bZIP transcription factor 46 isoform X4, which produces MNFKNMTGGNDGGGRPPSVNLPSLARQPSVYSLTFDEIQNTLGGAGKDFGSMNMDDFLKSIWTAEETQAMAAAFGTVDGEAASVVGGMPLQRQGSLTLPRTLSQKTVDEVWRDVFREGGGKDGNANLGANLQQRQQTRGEITLEEFLVRAGVVREDIQQTPAVRLNDSGFYGELPRSNNNAGLGLVFQQPGRSNGIVGNRGPENYHQIPPNQSPNLAMNANGIRTSQHQLFQKQSNPGYASSIQVGNNVESGNQGMRSGIMGLSGPTVNNGFVQSGGGGGAQGGGGMGMVGLGAGGVTVVMESPGNQLSSDGLGKGNGDTSSLSPVPYAFNGGIRARKCSGAVEKVVERRQRRMIKNRESAARSRARKQAYTMELEAEVAKLKEENNELQKKQAQIMEMQKNQVLEMINQQCGPKKRCLRRTLTGPW; this is translated from the exons ATGAACTTCAAGAACATGACCGGCGGCAACGACGGCGGCGGGAGGCCGCCGTCCGTCAATCTACCGTCGCTTGCCCGGCAGCCATCCGTCTACTCGCTGACGTTCGACGAGATCCAGAACACTCTCGGCGGGGCCGGCAAGGACTTCGGATCAATGAACATGGACGATTTCCTCAAGAGCATCTGGACCGCCGAAGAGACGCAGGCGATGGCGGCCGCGTTTGGCACGGTAGATGGTGAGGCTGCCTCTGTTGTCGGTGGCATGCCCCTGCAGAGGCAGGGTTCGTTGACGTTGCCGCGGACGCTGAGTCAGAAGACGGTGGACGAGGTCTGGAGAGACGTTTTCAGAGAAGGCGGCGGCAAGGATGGGAATGCGAATTTGGGGGCGAATCTACAGCAGCGGCAGCAGACGCGTGGGGAGATAACTTTGGAGGAGTTCTTGGTGAGAGCTGGGGTGGTTAGAGAAGATATTCAACAGACGCCGGCAGTTAGGCTGAATGATAGCGGGTTTTATGGAGAATTGCCGCGTTCAAATAACAACGCTGGTTTGGGTCTTGTGTTCCAGCAGCCAGGCCGGTCGAACGGGATTGTGGGAAATCGGGGTCCGGAGAATTATCATCAGATTCCTCCTAATCAATCACCTAATCTGGCGATGAATGCAAATGGGATCAGAACTTCTCAGCATCAGCTCTTTCAAAAGCAGTCTAACCCGGGTTATGCATCTTCTATACAAGTAGGGAACAACGTTGAGTCAGGTAATCAGGGTATGCGGAGTGGAATCATGGGACTCAGTGGTCCAACGGTGAACAATGGCTTTGTGCagagtggtggtggtggtggggcgCAAGGAGGAGGGGGGATGGGTATGGTAGGCTTAGGAGCGGGCGGGGTCACAGTTGTGATGGAGTCTCCCGGGAACCAGCTTTCATCAGATGGGCTTGGGAAGGGCAATGGGGACACGTCATCGTTGTCGCCTGTTCCGTATGCATTTAATGGAGGCATTAGGGCAAGGAAATGCAGTGGGGCGGTGGAGAAGGTCGTCGAGAGGAGGCAGAGGCGGATGATTAAAAATAGAGAATCAGCTGCAAGGTCACGGGCTCGTAAGCAG GCTTATACCATGGAACTGGAGGCTGAAGTTGCAAAACTTAAAGAGGAGAACAATGAATTACAGAAGAAACAG GCACAAATTATGGAAATGCAGAAAAATCAG GTTCTTGAGATGATCAATCAGCAATGCGGGCCCAAGAAGCGATGCTTGAGAAGGACCCTGACGGGGCCTTGGTAG
- the LOC131236413 gene encoding bZIP transcription factor 46 isoform X2 — MNFKNMTGGNDGGGRPPSVNLPSLARQPSVYSLTFDEIQNTLGGAGKDFGSMNMDDFLKSIWTAEETQAMAAAFGTVDGEAASVVGGMPLQRQGSLTLPRTLSQKTVDEVWRDVFREGGGKDGNANLGANLQQRQQTRGEITLEEFLVRAGVVREDIQQTPAVRLNDSGFYGELPRSNNNAGLGLVFQQPGRSNGIVGNRGPENYHQIPPNQSPNLAMNANGIRTSQHQLFQKQSNPGYASSIQVGNNVESGNQGMRSGIMGLSGPTVNNGFVQSGGGGGAQGGGGMGMVGLGAGGVTVVMESPGNQLSSDGLGKGNGDTSSLSPVPYAFNGGIRARKCSGAVEKVVERRQRRMIKNRESAARSRARKQAYTMELEAEVAKLKEENNELQKKQAQIMEMQKNQPSRRVQFQHGPLQSDDTWGLLLDPGCFSSTHQVLEMINQQCGPKKRCLRRTLTGPW; from the exons ATGAACTTCAAGAACATGACCGGCGGCAACGACGGCGGCGGGAGGCCGCCGTCCGTCAATCTACCGTCGCTTGCCCGGCAGCCATCCGTCTACTCGCTGACGTTCGACGAGATCCAGAACACTCTCGGCGGGGCCGGCAAGGACTTCGGATCAATGAACATGGACGATTTCCTCAAGAGCATCTGGACCGCCGAAGAGACGCAGGCGATGGCGGCCGCGTTTGGCACGGTAGATGGTGAGGCTGCCTCTGTTGTCGGTGGCATGCCCCTGCAGAGGCAGGGTTCGTTGACGTTGCCGCGGACGCTGAGTCAGAAGACGGTGGACGAGGTCTGGAGAGACGTTTTCAGAGAAGGCGGCGGCAAGGATGGGAATGCGAATTTGGGGGCGAATCTACAGCAGCGGCAGCAGACGCGTGGGGAGATAACTTTGGAGGAGTTCTTGGTGAGAGCTGGGGTGGTTAGAGAAGATATTCAACAGACGCCGGCAGTTAGGCTGAATGATAGCGGGTTTTATGGAGAATTGCCGCGTTCAAATAACAACGCTGGTTTGGGTCTTGTGTTCCAGCAGCCAGGCCGGTCGAACGGGATTGTGGGAAATCGGGGTCCGGAGAATTATCATCAGATTCCTCCTAATCAATCACCTAATCTGGCGATGAATGCAAATGGGATCAGAACTTCTCAGCATCAGCTCTTTCAAAAGCAGTCTAACCCGGGTTATGCATCTTCTATACAAGTAGGGAACAACGTTGAGTCAGGTAATCAGGGTATGCGGAGTGGAATCATGGGACTCAGTGGTCCAACGGTGAACAATGGCTTTGTGCagagtggtggtggtggtggggcgCAAGGAGGAGGGGGGATGGGTATGGTAGGCTTAGGAGCGGGCGGGGTCACAGTTGTGATGGAGTCTCCCGGGAACCAGCTTTCATCAGATGGGCTTGGGAAGGGCAATGGGGACACGTCATCGTTGTCGCCTGTTCCGTATGCATTTAATGGAGGCATTAGGGCAAGGAAATGCAGTGGGGCGGTGGAGAAGGTCGTCGAGAGGAGGCAGAGGCGGATGATTAAAAATAGAGAATCAGCTGCAAGGTCACGGGCTCGTAAGCAG GCTTATACCATGGAACTGGAGGCTGAAGTTGCAAAACTTAAAGAGGAGAACAATGAATTACAGAAGAAACAG GCACAAATTATGGAAATGCAGAAAAATCAG CCATCAAGACGAGTCCAATTTCAACACGGGCCACTCCAATCAGATGACACATGGGGCCTGCTCTTGGACCCGGGATGCTTCTCTTCTACTCATCAG GTTCTTGAGATGATCAATCAGCAATGCGGGCCCAAGAAGCGATGCTTGAGAAGGACCCTGACGGGGCCTTGGTAG